The stretch of DNA taataaaccagTTTTCTGGTTTATtagccagccatgaaatgtctttgcagtaatgattaggccagtgcttgcctgaccagatgactgggcaccatcacttgactaagttgacaccagaacctaaccatcacaatgacTAAACAGAACTGTGCACAGTCGGGCCctttctattaattttgttggGGGGTAGGAGGCCAGGGAAATGAGAAAGTTgatactttactttttttctaattGCAGCATCTCATCTTTCCTGCTTATTCTTTACCATGTCTCCTTCCTCTTTCTGTTAAATACCATTCAGTAGTCATTGACATTTGATTCTCTCAAGTTCTAGTTCATCTCCTTACTTATGCTCTTCTGTTTACACTTATCAACACATAAACTGCTCTGGTCATCCCCATGACCAGACACACTTCTGtgtgtgttcctatttttctgcatctctCCCTGAGATGCTCCTCTTTTGGCTATTTACAAGGTTAACTTATCTTTCACATTTCAGCTGATGTCACTGCCAAGAGACTGTTGCTGAGGGTCCCCTTTTTAAAGAAGCCCTACTCCAactccaattcatttttttccttcacactTCTATCACTATctgttcttgtttgtttattttttgtcttcacCAGTAAAATAAAAGCATCATGAGAGCAGGGACCATGTCTGCTTGTCCATTACAGCCCCTGTGCCTGGCACTCAGTGGACCCCTAGGAACTACCTAATGAATGAATAGTTGAAACATGTTTACGGGGCCAAGTGTGCACCTTCCATTTCTCGTCTCTATTCCCCTCTTTACCTCTGCCATTTTTCAGCTTCTCCCTAATGTTTTGTTCTAGAAAGATATCAGTGAGCAAAGCAGTACTTTGTATTCATTCTCTCCCTAACGTATATAGTGTTTTCTTTTACACTGGCACTGTAATAGGTatatctgtattttctatttattttagacAAGAAGGCCAGATCTGAGAACCAGGACTCCATTCAAAAGCAAGATGTTTCTGAAGAAGTAAAGTCAGGAAAAACATTAATGGAAAAACCGAGAATAAACGGTTCTCTGGGTCCTGCACTTGGACCTGATAGACCTAAGGGCCGAACAAAAGAAAATCCTTTAAGGGagattttgacaaaatctttCCCTAAGGAGAAGGACTCAAGGCGAGTATCCATTCCTCCCAAGAAAATTAACAGTAAGGAGAGAAACTTTGAATGTAGCATATGTGGAAAGACCTTATTTAACCATTTATCCCTCACCCGCcatcagagaactcacactggagagaagccttaTGGATGcaaagaatgtgggaaagccttcaggtATAAGAGTAGTCTTAATAAGCATCTGATGTCTCATACAGGGAAGAGCCCCTATGAATGTagtgaatgtgggaaaactttcTATGACCGATTAACCCTTACTGAACATCAGCGGACTCATACAGGTGAGAAGCCCTTTAAATGTAACGAATGTGGTAAGGCCTTCTTTGTCCGCTCATCTTTTACTCGACATcaaagaattcacactggagaaagtCCTTATGAATGTACAGAATGTGGGAAGTCCTTTAGCCAGAAAAGTATTCTTGCTCGCCATAAGCtcactcacactggagagaggCCCTATGAATGTAAGGGATGTGGCAAAGCTCTGTTTGACCGCTCATCCCTTATTCGCCACAGGAGAGCACACACTGGAGAAACTCCTtttgaatgtaatgaatgtggaaaagttTTCTTTGACCGCTCATCCCTTAAtcaacatcagaaaattcatagtGGAGACAAGCCCTATAAGTGcactgaatgtgggaaagccttcctCCAAAAAAGACGGCTTATTCAACATCAAagagttcacactggagaaaagccCTATGAATGTAGTGTGTGTGGGAAGGTTTTCAGTTGCAAGTCATCTGTAATTCAACATCAGAGGCGTTATGCCAAACAGGCCTTAGAGTATCATGGAAATGCTTCAGCTGAACAAGCAACCCCTAGAGAGACTTCAGACAGATTTTTACAAGATAATGAAGATTTGTATTTGAGCACCTTCTAACTGCTACTTATTTTCATGCCTCTGCTAAGTAACCACAGTCCTAATTATCAATCTCAATGGATCATGCCATAAACTTCATCTGGGATGCTTCAAATCTTAGATATTTAGAAAACCCCAAATTGGTTATAAGCTATCCAATCTATACTCTTTGTAAGTGTTTGAAGGGGACCTTAATATAGATatcatatttattaattattaatttaattaatttatgtatttacttatttatttattgtcagaCTGAGTGCTCTATGAGAACTGGgactaattttatatttgtgcactgcTGCATCCCCAGCGTGTGGCACCTGGCATGTCACTGGCACTTACTACATTTTGAATGCTCACCTGTCTAGTCATGAAAATTTGAGCCCCAAATCAAATGCACTTTCTGGAACTACAAACTTCAGTAAGAAAATACACATCAAGTTAACATCTTTGTAGGCCAACTCATGTCTTCCATATAATTGTGCTTTTAGCTCTTAACCCACTCCTCTTGGAGCTTCCTAGAGCTCTGATTTGGATTATATACTTTGTTCTCCACTTCAGCTTTCAGTCTTTGGCATCTGTCTTCTAACCAAGCTCTGGGCTCTGAAACACTAACCCATCTACCAGTTACtcttgttgttgttggtttttcttttttgggggggtggggtgcatggtccgggaatgtTGTTggtttttatctttgttttcatcTCCCCATGACTATGTTTCCTTAGCCTGGCTATAGGGGATATGGGTCAGGTCTTCCATTCTGTCAATATCTTGGACAAAATGCCTTCCCTTTCTTATAATATATTCACTTGTAGCTGCTAATGGAAAATAAACCAAAACGTTCAAAGTCCAGTTGCGACAGTCAGCTGCAGCCATAGCAGTTCAGTGCAGTCTCTGGCTGTAGAGGTCATCCTCTACAATGACCCAGGAAATGGGGCTAAGCCTAATCTTAAAGAATTCTGTAAAACCAAACTTAACTCCAGACATAGCTCATCCATGGATGATCACAAAGCAGCAG from Tamandua tetradactyla isolate mTamTet1 chromosome 17, mTamTet1.pri, whole genome shotgun sequence encodes:
- the ZNF2 gene encoding zinc finger protein 2 isoform X3 — encoded protein: MTAVSLTARWQKSLKFKDVAVEFSKDEWMQLIPAQRALYREVTLENYMDFVSLGLLVPKSDVISQLKRGEEPWKLDFQEAKERDIPGSTFPDKKARSENQDSIQKQDVSEEVKSGKTLMEKPRINGSLGPALGPDRPKGRTKENPLREILTKSFPKEKDSRRVSIPPKKINSKERNFECSICGKTLFNHLSLTRHQRTHTGEKPYGCKECGKAFRYKSSLNKHLMSHTGKSPYECSECGKTFYDRLTLTEHQRTHTGEKPFKCNECGKAFFVRSSFTRHQRIHTGESPYECTECGKSFSQKSILARHKLTHTGERPYECKGCGKALFDRSSLIRHRRAHTGETPFECNECGKVFFDRSSLNQHQKIHSGDKPYKCTECGKAFLQKRRLIQHQRVHTGEKPYECSVCGKVFSCKSSVIQHQRRYAKQALEYHGNASAEQATPRETSDRFLQDNEDLYLSTF
- the ZNF2 gene encoding zinc finger protein 2 isoform X2, which encodes MLENYRSIVSLALLYLHCALERPQRERMTAVSLTARWQKSLKFKDVAVEFSKDEWMQLIPAQRALYREVTLENYMDFVSLGLLVPKSDVISQLKRGEEPWKLDFQEAKERDIPGSTFPDKKARSENQDSIQKQDVSEEVKSGKTLMEKPRINGSLGPALGPDRPKGRTKENPLREILTKSFPKEKDSRRVSIPPKKINSKERNFECSICGKTLFNHLSLTRHQRTHTGEKPYGCKECGKAFRYKSSLNKHLMSHTGKSPYECSECGKTFYDRLTLTEHQRTHTGEKPFKCNECGKAFFVRSSFTRHQRIHTGESPYECTECGKSFSQKSILARHKLTHTGERPYECKGCGKALFDRSSLIRHRRAHTGETPFECNECGKVFFDRSSLNQHQKIHSGDKPYKCTECGKAFLQKRRLIQHQRVHTGEKPYECSVCGKVFSCKSSVIQHQRRYAKQALEYHGNASAEQATPRETSDRFLQDNEDLYLSTF
- the ZNF2 gene encoding zinc finger protein 2 isoform X1, with translation MATVSPAARCQESVTFEDVAVDFTEEEWRHLGPVQKNLYREVMLENYRSIVSLALLYLHCALERPQRERMTAVSLTARWQKSLKFKDVAVEFSKDEWMQLIPAQRALYREVTLENYMDFVSLGLLVPKSDVISQLKRGEEPWKLDFQEAKERDIPGSTFPDKKARSENQDSIQKQDVSEEVKSGKTLMEKPRINGSLGPALGPDRPKGRTKENPLREILTKSFPKEKDSRRVSIPPKKINSKERNFECSICGKTLFNHLSLTRHQRTHTGEKPYGCKECGKAFRYKSSLNKHLMSHTGKSPYECSECGKTFYDRLTLTEHQRTHTGEKPFKCNECGKAFFVRSSFTRHQRIHTGESPYECTECGKSFSQKSILARHKLTHTGERPYECKGCGKALFDRSSLIRHRRAHTGETPFECNECGKVFFDRSSLNQHQKIHSGDKPYKCTECGKAFLQKRRLIQHQRVHTGEKPYECSVCGKVFSCKSSVIQHQRRYAKQALEYHGNASAEQATPRETSDRFLQDNEDLYLSTF